The Methanofervidicoccus sp. A16 genome has a segment encoding these proteins:
- a CDS encoding MJ0936 family phosphodiesterase produces MKIGILSDTHDYLPNIRKAIEIFNREKVDTIIHCGDFVSLFVIKEFKNFKGRILATYGNNDGERTKLKEWLKELNPENEIDDYLSFEVDSLKFFVLHGTNSEVLDAVIKSKKYDVVIYGHTHKKVLKEEDGVLVINPGECCGYLTGTATVGIFDTESKEYREFVL; encoded by the coding sequence ATGAAGATAGGTATCCTCTCAGATACCCATGACTACCTACCTAATATAAGGAAGGCTATAGAGATATTCAACAGGGAGAAGGTAGATACAATAATACACTGTGGCGACTTCGTCTCCCTCTTCGTTATAAAGGAGTTTAAGAACTTTAAGGGCAGGATATTGGCAACCTACGGCAACAACGATGGAGAGAGGACAAAACTTAAGGAGTGGTTAAAGGAGTTAAATCCCGAGAATGAGATAGACGATTATTTATCCTTTGAGGTAGACTCTTTAAAGTTCTTTGTCTTACATGGTACAAACAGTGAGGTATTAGATGCAGTTATAAAATCTAAGAAGTACGACGTTGTTATATACGGCCATACCCATAAGAAAGTACTTAAGGAGGAGGATGGAGTACTGGTGATAAATCCAGGAGAGTGTTGTGGCTACTTAACTGGTACTGCCACCGTTGGTATATTTGATACTGAGAGTAAGGAGTACAGGGAGTTTGTACTGTGA
- a CDS encoding uroporphyrinogen-III synthase has translation MKVIITRPLEEGKKFAKLLKEAGEFEPILLPTLEIVYRDVPIDIGEYQWIVFTSPRGVKGLFRNLDERGLREIREKKIGAIGKETAKEFKRVFNRDVDVVPDRYTAEDLLEVLKGVVGDEKVLIPTTPATRDVLSRHLKGDVVYVYYSKEPEDLRDRIERLKNELLNENDKTVFTFTSGLTVKNFFKSLDEEFLEILKNHYIVSIGPITNKVVESYGFKGYIPKEYTVRGMIGVIKSLR, from the coding sequence ATGAAAGTTATTATTACGAGACCTTTAGAGGAAGGAAAGAAATTTGCTAAGTTGTTGAAGGAGGCGGGTGAATTTGAACCTATTCTTTTACCTACGTTGGAGATAGTATATAGAGACGTGCCTATAGACATTGGAGAATACCAGTGGATAGTATTTACAAGTCCAAGAGGTGTTAAAGGTTTATTTAGGAATTTAGATGAGAGGGGGTTAAGGGAGATCAGGGAAAAAAAGATAGGTGCTATAGGAAAGGAGACTGCAAAGGAGTTTAAGAGGGTATTTAACAGGGATGTAGACGTAGTACCTGATAGATACACTGCTGAAGATCTCCTGGAGGTGTTGAAGGGAGTAGTTGGAGACGAGAAAGTATTAATACCTACCACTCCAGCAACTAGGGATGTACTTTCAAGACATCTAAAGGGAGATGTTGTATATGTTTATTACTCCAAGGAACCAGAGGATCTAAGGGATAGGATCGAGAGGTTAAAGAATGAGTTATTGAATGAAAATGATAAGACAGTATTTACCTTTACAAGTGGTTTAACAGTTAAAAACTTTTTTAAAAGCCTAGATGAAGAGTTTTTGGAGATACTTAAGAATCATTATATAGTATCTATAGGCCCTATTACCAACAAAGTTGTAGAGAGTTATGGATTTAAAGGATACATACCTAAGGAATATACAGTTAGAGGAATGATAGGGGTTATTAAATCCCTGAGGTGA
- a CDS encoding class I SAM-dependent rRNA methyltransferase: MKLQIDKRAYESIQNFSRIIYLKGILNREDLPERDEIVDLYYRDRFVGRAIYNRESPTIKILTLKKEEIDRDFFYKRIKKAIEYREKILGFKNTYRMIYAEGDYLPCIVLDRYNNIGSMQISSKIMENYAPIIYECVEELTGITTLYVQGAKKGDRIKPRIFGDRSDVETIIEEGRGRFKVNVKGHKTGFFLDQRDNRIDIEKYIKEGDRVLDVCCYTGGFAVHCGVMGAEVWGIDISKKALEVAEENMKLNNIKNYHFICGNAFDIMRELIEDGESFDVVILDPPSFTKTSKDVKNALRAYNTLNYLGLKLSRRMLVTCSCSHHIDRETFKSTVVSSSLRAKREIKQIGGYRTQSPDHVITMANKNLEYLKCLFFAVEC; encoded by the coding sequence ATAAAACTCCAGATAGATAAAAGGGCCTACGAATCTATACAGAACTTTTCAAGGATAATATACCTCAAAGGGATACTGAACAGGGAGGATCTACCTGAAAGGGATGAAATAGTGGATCTCTACTACAGAGATAGATTTGTAGGTAGGGCCATCTATAACAGGGAAAGTCCCACTATAAAGATACTAACACTAAAGAAAGAGGAAATAGATAGGGATTTTTTCTATAAAAGAATAAAAAAGGCTATTGAATACAGGGAAAAGATCCTCGGTTTTAAAAATACCTACAGAATGATATACGCAGAGGGAGATTACCTACCATGTATAGTACTTGACAGGTACAACAATATAGGTTCTATGCAGATCTCCTCTAAGATCATGGAAAATTATGCACCAATAATATACGAATGTGTGGAAGAACTTACAGGTATCACAACCCTATATGTCCAAGGTGCTAAAAAAGGAGATAGAATAAAACCGAGGATATTTGGAGATAGGAGTGATGTTGAAACTATTATAGAGGAAGGTAGGGGAAGGTTCAAGGTAAATGTAAAGGGTCATAAAACAGGTTTCTTTTTAGATCAGAGGGACAACAGGATAGATATAGAAAAATATATCAAAGAGGGGGATAGGGTATTAGACGTATGTTGTTATACAGGTGGCTTCGCTGTACACTGTGGAGTAATGGGTGCCGAGGTGTGGGGAATAGACATATCAAAGAAGGCATTAGAAGTTGCAGAGGAGAATATGAAGTTGAATAATATCAAAAACTACCATTTCATATGTGGGAATGCCTTTGATATAATGAGGGAGTTGATAGAAGATGGAGAGTCCTTTGACGTTGTAATACTAGATCCGCCATCTTTCACAAAAACCTCCAAGGATGTTAAAAATGCCCTGAGGGCCTACAATACTCTTAACTACCTTGGTCTGAAACTTAGCAGAAGGATGTTAGTTACATGTTCCTGTTCTCACCATATAGACAGGGAAACCTTTAAAAGTACTGTAGTGTCATCCTCTTTAAGGGCTAAGAGGGAAATTAAACAGATCGGAGGTTATAGAACCCAATCTCCAGATCATGTAATTACCATGGCCAATAAAAATTTAGAGTATTTAAAGTGTCTATTTTTTGCTGTAGAATGTTAA
- a CDS encoding radical SAM protein has product MDIEELENTLLKNINNLPLGCQQCIKGEKLVLFITGVCDENCYYCPISEKRKGKDVIYANERKITSIEECIEECMLCESRGAGITGGNPLLRLDRTCEYIKALKSRFGKSFHIHLYTTPTYIDEDKLRALKETGLDEIRIHPTKYFNEYYGEGKEEKRREYLKYLVNTLKLCMKYIKDVVVEIPSIPNYEREIIQLGETIERAGVRFLNINQLEYSETNYQALKSMGFVEKNDYSSEVLGSEETAKKVVEYFRSKGSNLMVHYCPSVLKDGIQMKNRLLKRAKNIAKDYEVITEEGLLIRGVVSFRNLRDVKDLLEILEYNEEPYEIDLDRKNIYLNPYVLEEIVEILEERRYRFKFSAYISERYPTVDGLEVERIPLVVERRSLKDIRRT; this is encoded by the coding sequence ATGGACATCGAAGAGTTAGAAAACACCTTATTAAAAAACATAAACAACCTTCCCTTAGGATGCCAACAGTGTATCAAAGGTGAAAAGTTAGTTCTATTTATTACAGGTGTATGCGATGAAAACTGCTACTACTGTCCAATATCTGAGAAGAGGAAGGGAAAGGATGTTATCTACGCCAACGAGAGAAAAATCACATCCATCGAGGAGTGTATAGAGGAGTGTATGCTATGTGAAAGTAGAGGGGCAGGTATTACTGGGGGCAATCCTCTTCTAAGGTTAGATAGAACCTGTGAGTATATAAAGGCACTTAAAAGTAGATTTGGCAAATCCTTCCATATACACCTATATACTACACCTACCTATATAGATGAGGATAAACTTAGGGCACTTAAGGAAACTGGATTAGATGAGATAAGGATACATCCTACAAAGTACTTCAATGAATACTACGGAGAGGGGAAAGAAGAAAAAAGAAGGGAGTATTTAAAATATTTAGTAAATACCCTAAAACTCTGTATGAAGTATATAAAAGATGTAGTTGTAGAGATCCCTTCTATTCCAAACTACGAGAGGGAGATCATCCAACTTGGAGAGACTATAGAGAGAGCAGGAGTTAGATTCCTGAATATTAATCAGTTGGAGTACTCCGAGACTAACTATCAAGCCCTTAAGAGTATGGGATTTGTAGAGAAAAACGACTACTCCTCTGAAGTACTTGGAAGTGAGGAGACTGCAAAAAAGGTAGTTGAGTACTTCAGAAGTAAGGGATCTAACTTAATGGTACATTACTGTCCCTCTGTATTGAAGGATGGGATACAGATGAAGAACAGATTACTGAAGAGGGCGAAAAATATTGCAAAGGATTACGAGGTAATTACAGAGGAGGGGCTTCTAATTAGGGGGGTGGTTTCATTTAGAAACCTCAGGGATGTTAAGGATCTACTGGAGATACTTGAGTACAACGAGGAGCCCTACGAGATAGACTTGGATAGAAAAAATATCTATTTAAATCCTTACGTGTTGGAGGAGATAGTAGAGATACTGGAGGAGAGGAGATACAGGTTTAAGTTCAGTGCCTATATCTCCGAGAGGTATCCTACAGTTGATGGTTTAGAGGTTGAGAGGATACCTTTAGTTGTAGAGAGGAGGAGTTTAAAGGATATAAGGAGGACGTGA
- a CDS encoding METTL5 family protein: protein MKKKYLEIILDNLDPHPNPKPHLEQYTIGGKLASELLFFAREDIKDNFVVDLGCGTGRLSIGAKLLGARKVLGIDIDRESVECARENLRKLEKIPVVKNLGVDLEEILKSVLFINMDVKDIDSEYIKKYLDDKMEVVVIQNPPFGCQRRHADRIFLDKALEIGDVVYTIHNSSTRDFVINYVEGKGRNITHIFESRFRIPRIYSFHSKRCVEIPVDIYRIE, encoded by the coding sequence CAAAACCTCATTTAGAACAGTACACCATAGGAGGAAAACTTGCCAGTGAGTTGTTGTTCTTTGCAAGGGAGGATATAAAGGATAACTTTGTGGTGGATTTAGGTTGTGGGACTGGTAGGTTGTCTATAGGAGCAAAACTCCTTGGGGCGAGGAAGGTTTTAGGTATAGATATAGATAGAGAATCTGTAGAGTGTGCCAGGGAAAATCTTAGGAAGTTGGAGAAGATACCTGTAGTAAAAAACTTAGGTGTAGATTTAGAAGAGATTCTTAAAAGTGTACTTTTCATAAATATGGACGTTAAAGATATAGATAGTGAGTATATAAAGAAGTACTTAGATGATAAAATGGAGGTTGTAGTAATACAGAACCCTCCCTTTGGATGCCAGAGGAGACATGCAGATAGGATATTCCTAGATAAGGCACTGGAGATAGGAGATGTTGTATATACCATCCACAACTCTTCAACTAGGGACTTCGTGATAAATTACGTTGAAGGGAAAGGGAGGAATATCACCCATATCTTTGAGAGTAGATTTAGGATACCGAGGATCTACAGTTTTCACAGTAAGAGGTGTGTGGAGATACCTGTAGATATTTACAGGATAGAGTAG
- a CDS encoding HPP family protein produces the protein MKVRELMDTNFLKLYKDYSVKEAIQLMYKKKRFSAPVLDDEDKLVGLVLSVDLAVVEDRSIPISEVMYPYEEVVTVRENDPARDAVIKLVKYKVISIPVLNEEDRVVGVVRSCDVIKTLAKLYDIPVYKLFKILEKELKGITWEELMEAAAIVTKNTTGEDITPEEYEKRIRNTTFGQALWACGGLEKFFAGLIKIGEVVIARRVAKFGKRGR, from the coding sequence ATGAAGGTTAGGGAGTTGATGGATACCAACTTTTTAAAGTTATATAAAGACTACTCTGTTAAAGAGGCTATCCAACTTATGTATAAGAAAAAGAGATTCAGTGCTCCAGTTTTAGACGACGAGGATAAGTTGGTAGGACTAGTACTTTCAGTGGATCTTGCAGTGGTGGAGGACAGATCTATTCCTATCTCAGAGGTTATGTATCCCTACGAGGAGGTAGTAACTGTTAGGGAGAACGATCCTGCGAGAGATGCTGTTATAAAGTTAGTTAAATACAAAGTTATAAGTATTCCAGTGCTAAATGAAGAGGATAGGGTAGTGGGAGTTGTAAGAAGTTGCGATGTGATAAAAACCCTGGCAAAGTTGTATGACATCCCTGTGTATAAACTCTTTAAGATATTGGAGAAGGAGTTGAAGGGCATAACCTGGGAGGAACTTATGGAGGCTGCGGCGATAGTAACTAAAAATACCACTGGAGAGGACATAACACCTGAGGAGTACGAGAAGAGGATAAGAAATACAACCTTTGGTCAGGCTCTCTGGGCATGTGGAGGTTTGGAGAAGTTCTTTGCAGGGTTGATCAAAATAGGAGAGGTTGTTATTGCTAGAAGGGTTGCAAAGTTTGGGAAGAGAGGTAGATAA
- the pyrF gene encoding orotidine-5'-phosphate decarboxylase, with protein MVKLMIALDVTDENKALKISKEVSQYVDAIKIGYPLVLSSHLSIVDKIKKITKKEVICDFKLADIPSTNEKIASLTFKYGDGIICHGFLGEDSVRAVQEVARRYSEYKKVIMVTEMSHKGAVQFIQPVADELARMAKRLKVDGVVAPSTRPERLKTIKDIVGDIPIISPGIGAQGGDLNKVLDILGEEDYIIVGRDIYESENPGERAQYYHQILKESR; from the coding sequence ATGGTAAAGTTGATGATAGCATTAGATGTAACAGATGAAAATAAAGCCTTAAAGATCTCCAAAGAAGTTTCCCAATACGTTGACGCCATCAAGATAGGTTATCCCTTAGTACTATCCTCCCATTTAAGTATAGTAGATAAAATAAAAAAGATTACAAAAAAAGAAGTTATATGTGATTTTAAGTTGGCAGATATACCATCTACAAATGAGAAGATAGCATCTTTAACCTTTAAATATGGAGATGGAATTATATGCCACGGGTTCCTTGGAGAGGACAGTGTAAGGGCGGTGCAGGAGGTAGCCAGAAGATACAGTGAATACAAGAAGGTTATAATGGTTACAGAGATGTCTCATAAGGGAGCAGTTCAGTTTATACAGCCAGTTGCAGATGAGTTGGCGAGGATGGCTAAGAGGTTAAAGGTAGATGGTGTAGTGGCACCTTCTACAAGGCCCGAGAGGTTGAAAACTATCAAAGACATTGTAGGAGACATACCTATAATATCTCCAGGGATAGGTGCCCAGGGAGGAGACCTAAATAAGGTACTGGACATTTTAGGTGAGGAAGACTATATAATTGTAGGGAGAGACATATACGAGAGTGAAAACCCAGGTGAAAGGGCACAGTACTACCACCAAATATTGAAAGAATCAAGGTGA
- a CDS encoding sulfurtransferase TusA family protein: MELDVRGLICPMPVLKTKKALEDLANGERLTVIGDYKPALENIKRFAENHGYKVVSIEEYENIFKVVIEK, from the coding sequence ATGGAGTTAGATGTCCGTGGCCTCATATGTCCAATGCCTGTATTGAAAACAAAGAAAGCATTAGAAGATTTAGCAAATGGCGAGAGACTAACTGTAATAGGAGACTATAAACCTGCCCTGGAGAATATTAAAAGATTTGCTGAAAACCATGGATATAAAGTAGTATCTATCGAGGAATATGAGAATATCTTTAAAGTTGTGATAGAGAAGTAA
- the twy1 gene encoding 4-demethylwyosine synthase TYW1 translates to MTTYNNPYIPEEIYKILRKQRYQIKDHSAVKLCGWVKKSLLENKNCYKSKFYGIETHRCIQCTPSVIWCQQSCIFCWRVLPSDIGTSQLSHHNVKWKEPKEVLEDILKMHRKVVMGYKGILDRIGKERFKELLDPKHVAISLSGEPTLYPYLDELIDLFHRRGFSTFVVSNGILTEVIQEIKPTQLYISVDAYDLESYKRICRGREEYWQSILDTLDTLRSKERTCIRTTLIRDYNTNIEKFIPLYERADVHFIELKSYMNVGYSRRRLTLDHMLKHEEILELGRRVEELSHYKVADDSYDSRVVLLVNEDRKVERFIGGENK, encoded by the coding sequence ATGACTACCTACAACAATCCATACATCCCTGAGGAGATATATAAAATTCTAAGGAAACAACGTTATCAGATAAAAGATCACAGTGCCGTTAAACTATGTGGCTGGGTCAAAAAATCACTCTTAGAAAATAAGAACTGTTATAAGTCAAAATTCTACGGTATAGAAACCCATAGATGTATACAATGTACTCCCTCTGTGATCTGGTGCCAGCAAAGTTGTATATTCTGTTGGAGAGTTTTGCCCTCAGATATAGGTACTTCTCAACTATCACATCACAATGTAAAGTGGAAGGAACCTAAGGAGGTTTTAGAGGACATCCTCAAGATGCACAGGAAGGTTGTAATGGGGTATAAAGGTATCTTAGATAGAATAGGTAAAGAGAGGTTTAAAGAGTTGTTAGATCCAAAACATGTTGCCATATCCCTCTCTGGAGAACCTACCCTATATCCCTACTTGGATGAACTTATAGATCTGTTCCACAGGAGAGGTTTCTCTACCTTTGTAGTATCTAACGGCATCCTTACCGAGGTTATCCAGGAGATAAAACCTACACAACTGTACATCTCCGTGGACGCCTACGACTTGGAGAGTTATAAGAGGATATGTAGGGGGAGGGAGGAGTACTGGCAGAGTATATTGGATACCTTGGATACATTGAGATCCAAGGAGAGGACCTGTATAAGGACTACACTTATAAGGGATTACAACACCAACATTGAGAAGTTTATACCTCTCTACGAAAGGGCAGATGTACACTTCATAGAGTTGAAGTCCTACATGAATGTAGGATACTCTCGGAGGAGGTTAACCTTGGACCATATGTTGAAGCATGAGGAGATATTAGAACTTGGTAGGAGGGTTGAGGAACTCTCCCACTATAAGGTGGCAGATGATTCTTACGATAGTAGAGTTGTTTTACTTGTGAATGAGGATAGGAAGGTTGAGAGGTTTATAGGTGGTGAAAATAAATAA
- a CDS encoding DsrE/DsrF/TusD sulfur relay family protein codes for MKFTVVITTAPYGHERAYSALRFALTSLLEGIDVNIFLIEDGVYLAKKSQNPSEFPNYMEYLKNCIESGAVVKACGPCCRARGLSEEDLIDGVILGTMHDLVDFVKESDKVVTF; via the coding sequence TTGAAATTTACAGTGGTAATCACCACAGCTCCCTATGGCCATGAGAGAGCCTATTCAGCCCTTCGATTTGCCCTTACATCCCTGTTAGAAGGTATAGATGTAAATATATTCCTTATAGAGGACGGTGTCTACCTAGCGAAGAAATCTCAAAATCCCTCTGAGTTTCCAAACTATATGGAGTACTTAAAAAACTGTATAGAATCTGGAGCGGTTGTAAAGGCCTGTGGTCCCTGCTGTAGAGCGAGAGGTTTAAGTGAGGAAGATCTTATAGATGGAGTAATATTAGGTACAATGCATGACTTGGTGGACTTTGTGAAAGAGAGTGATAAAGTTGTCACATTCTAA
- a CDS encoding archaeosine biosynthesis radical SAM protein RaSEA, producing MIEFLKDLRRGYLKKRRERDPNLPVSTWIGDDILSNGEVGRSITVILNTPGCRWAYEYGGCTMCGYLMDGSPGEVSPENIINQFNYAIERYYKEIEDNPKNICIKIFTSGSFLDDREVPREARRYILSKIGELDIREVVIESRPEYIREDTLGEAKECLGSVNMEIGVGVETFNEEIRRYSINKGISNRDILDTLELAREYSIGLKAYLLIKPLFITERDAIEDGIYSGNRCLELGFSRISYCPATVHRGTLMEILWKKGQYRPPFLWGVLKIIYEVKRKNPDDIVICDTSGIPSRRGAHNLLKCKCNEEIKKVLENFTLTQDISDIKRVLEMDCCKDHWERFLEFEERNIVPLGDM from the coding sequence ATGATAGAGTTTTTAAAGGATTTGAGAAGGGGATACCTTAAAAAGAGAAGGGAGAGGGATCCAAATCTACCTGTAAGTACCTGGATAGGGGATGATATCCTATCTAACGGGGAGGTTGGAAGGAGTATAACGGTAATACTGAATACACCTGGGTGTAGATGGGCCTATGAGTACGGTGGCTGTACCATGTGTGGTTATCTTATGGATGGTTCTCCTGGGGAGGTGTCTCCTGAAAATATAATAAATCAGTTCAACTACGCCATAGAGAGGTACTATAAGGAGATAGAAGATAATCCTAAAAATATCTGTATAAAGATATTCACATCAGGTAGTTTTTTAGATGATAGAGAGGTGCCAAGGGAGGCGAGGAGGTATATACTAAGTAAGATAGGAGAGTTGGATATTAGGGAGGTTGTAATAGAATCCAGGCCAGAGTATATAAGGGAGGATACCTTAGGGGAGGCCAAGGAGTGCTTAGGTAGTGTAAATATGGAGATCGGTGTAGGGGTTGAGACTTTCAACGAGGAGATTAGGAGGTACTCTATAAATAAGGGGATATCTAACAGGGATATCTTAGATACCTTGGAGTTAGCCAGGGAGTACTCCATAGGTTTAAAGGCGTATCTTTTGATAAAACCTCTCTTTATAACTGAGAGGGATGCAATAGAGGATGGAATATACTCAGGTAATAGATGCTTAGAGTTAGGGTTTAGTAGAATATCCTACTGTCCAGCAACTGTCCATAGGGGCACTTTGATGGAGATCCTCTGGAAGAAGGGACAGTACAGGCCTCCCTTTTTGTGGGGTGTCTTAAAGATAATATACGAGGTTAAGAGGAAAAACCCAGATGACATAGTGATCTGTGATACCTCGGGGATACCTTCCAGGAGGGGAGCCCATAATCTGTTAAAGTGTAAATGTAATGAGGAGATTAAAAAAGTACTTGAGAACTTTACATTAACCCAGGATATCTCAGATATTAAAAGAGTTTTGGAGATGGACTGCTGTAAAGATCACTGGGAGAGGTTTTTAGAGTTTGAGGAGAGAAATATAGTACCTTTGGGGGATATGTAA
- the coaBC gene encoding bifunctional phosphopantothenoylcysteine decarboxylase/phosphopantothenate--cysteine ligase CoaBC, with the protein MDPTESLRCSKSKILEGKRIVVGVTSSIGAIETPKLIREFIRHGAEVYTVATEESKGIVGEYALEFASGRKVCYNITGLVEHVTLYNLCDAMIIYPTTANTLSKISLGIGDNIVNTTAMMFMENKPLFIVPGMHRNMLQNVREHIERLKRKRLVYIIPPRMEEGKAKVPPVKDVVLKVMEVLRGGYRGGEGGKRVLILSGGTAEFIDKVRVITNLSSGKTGYYLAETACRKGHHVEVIYALGMEPPYYVKSYKVITSREMLNKALEVGRDADVIISCAAISDFVPEVSFNGKIRSDRDITIKLKRNVKVIKELRKAFPEKTIVGFKAEYGVSREELVEIGKEKLKEYDLDYIVVNDLARHYFGDDYNEVILIDREGTLKEFKGRKSEIMERIIKEVVK; encoded by the coding sequence ATGGATCCCACAGAGAGCCTTAGATGTTCAAAATCTAAGATATTGGAGGGGAAGAGGATAGTTGTTGGAGTAACCTCCTCCATAGGTGCCATAGAGACACCTAAGTTGATAAGGGAGTTTATAAGGCATGGTGCAGAGGTTTATACAGTTGCCACCGAGGAGTCTAAGGGGATAGTGGGGGAGTATGCGTTGGAGTTCGCCTCTGGGAGGAAGGTATGCTATAACATTACTGGCCTTGTGGAGCATGTAACCCTCTACAACCTCTGTGACGCCATGATAATATATCCCACTACTGCAAACACCTTAAGTAAGATATCCCTGGGTATTGGAGACAACATAGTGAATACAACTGCAATGATGTTTATGGAGAACAAACCTCTCTTTATAGTTCCAGGGATGCATAGGAATATGCTCCAGAATGTAAGGGAGCATATAGAGAGGTTGAAGAGAAAGAGGTTGGTTTATATAATACCTCCAAGGATGGAGGAGGGGAAGGCTAAGGTGCCACCTGTGAAGGACGTTGTATTGAAAGTTATGGAGGTATTGAGAGGGGGGTACAGGGGAGGAGAGGGAGGTAAGAGGGTTTTAATACTCTCTGGAGGCACCGCCGAGTTCATAGATAAGGTTAGGGTTATTACCAACCTATCCTCTGGAAAAACTGGGTACTACCTTGCAGAAACCGCCTGTAGGAAGGGGCACCATGTAGAGGTGATATACGCCCTTGGGATGGAACCTCCCTACTATGTTAAATCCTATAAGGTAATAACCTCGAGGGAGATGTTGAATAAAGCCTTAGAGGTGGGAAGGGACGCCGATGTTATTATCTCCTGTGCAGCTATATCTGATTTCGTTCCAGAGGTATCCTTTAATGGGAAGATTAGATCAGATAGGGATATTACCATTAAATTGAAGAGGAATGTAAAGGTGATAAAAGAACTTAGAAAGGCGTTCCCTGAAAAAACCATCGTTGGATTTAAGGCTGAGTACGGTGTAAGTAGGGAGGAACTTGTTGAGATAGGTAAGGAGAAGTTAAAAGAGTACGACTTGGATTATATAGTGGTGAATGATCTTGCAAGGCATTACTTCGGCGACGACTACAACGAGGTAATACTTATAGATAGAGAAGGCACATTGAAGGAGTTCAAAGGTAGGAAATCTGAGATTATGGAAAGGATTATTAAGGAAGTGGTGAAATAG
- a CDS encoding 4Fe-4S binding protein gives MITIKRSIKEILSQISEDLSFSKEEIYKILEGVRISKKYLYVVPKKCIRCALCYDECPVDAITKPSIKKPAEIIPDKCVKCEICARTCPVNAIDILECTGDIKGEELIYTLKEVEVERRTIRLKKYNIDLNKCIKCGICARFCPTGAIHVERRKSFKVDLNRCVGCRACERVCPKKAISVENEMGEVPFHKEITVDNSKCVKCLMCIVECPIGIIREIEEGVEIDSKSCIFCGRCERVCPVYAIEIKNIEGVQ, from the coding sequence ATGATCACTATTAAAAGATCTATTAAAGAGATCTTGTCTCAAATCTCTGAAGATCTCTCTTTTAGTAAGGAGGAGATATACAAAATACTGGAAGGAGTGAGGATCTCTAAAAAATATCTCTATGTAGTTCCAAAAAAATGTATAAGGTGTGCCCTCTGTTATGACGAGTGCCCAGTAGATGCCATAACAAAGCCCTCTATAAAGAAGCCTGCGGAGATAATACCTGATAAATGTGTTAAATGTGAGATATGTGCAAGAACCTGTCCTGTAAATGCTATAGATATCTTAGAGTGCACTGGAGACATTAAGGGAGAGGAGTTGATCTATACATTAAAGGAGGTTGAGGTGGAACGTAGGACTATAAGGTTGAAGAAATACAATATAGACCTAAACAAGTGTATAAAGTGTGGTATCTGTGCCAGATTCTGCCCAACTGGTGCGATACATGTTGAGAGGAGGAAGAGTTTCAAGGTGGATTTAAACCGTTGTGTTGGATGTAGAGCCTGTGAGAGGGTGTGCCCAAAGAAGGCCATATCTGTTGAAAACGAGATGGGAGAGGTGCCCTTCCATAAGGAGATTACAGTGGATAACAGTAAGTGTGTAAAGTGTTTAATGTGTATAGTGGAGTGTCCCATCGGTATAATAAGGGAGATAGAGGAGGGAGTAGAGATAGACAGTAAATCCTGTATATTCTGTGGAAGGTGTGAAAGGGTATGTCCAGTTTATGCGATCGAGATTAAAAATATTGAAGGTGTTCAGTAG